A stretch of Salvelinus namaycush isolate Seneca chromosome 42, SaNama_1.0, whole genome shotgun sequence DNA encodes these proteins:
- the LOC120034669 gene encoding bifunctional 3'-phosphoadenosine 5'-phosphosulfate synthase 1, which yields METSGNSHKKPKLSNASSENWGMQRATNVTYQAHHVSRNKRGQVVGTRGGFRGCTVWLTGLSGAGKTTVSMALEEYLVCHGIPCYSLDGDNIRQGLNKNLGFSPEDREENVRRIAEVARLFADAGLVCIASFISPYGRDRVNARKIHEAAGLPFFEVFVDAPLDVCEQRDVKGLYKRARAGEIRGFTGIDSEYEKPEAPELVLKTDTCSVNESIQQLIDLLHEKDIVPVDASYEVKELYVVENKLDLAKTDAETLPAVQIGKVDMQWVQVLAEGWATPLNGFMREREFLQCLHFDCLLDGGVINLSVPVVLPVSGADKERLDGVTAMALVYEGRRVAILRNPEFYEHRKEERCARQWGTTCKDHPYIKMVMESGDWLVGGDLQVLDKISWNDGLDQYRLTPTELKHKFKEMNADAVFAFQLRNPVHNGHALLMQDTHKRLIERGYRRPVLLLHPLGGWTKDDDVPLEWRMKQHAAVLDEGVLKPENTIVAIFPSPMMYAGPTEVQWHCRARMVAGANFYIVGRDPAGMPHPATGKDLYEPTHGAKVLTMAPGLITLEIVPFKVAAYNKAKRAMDFYDPKNHQDYDFISGTRMRKMAREGQNPPEGFMAPKAWAVLVEYYQSLEKAT from the exons ATGGAGACTTCCGGAAACTCTCACAAGAAACCGAAGCTGAGCAACGCGTCCAGCGAGAATTGG GGAATGCAGAGGGCGACTAATGTGACCTACCAGGCTCACCATGTCAGCAGGAACAAGCGTGGTCAGGTGGTGGGGACGAGAGGGGGCTTCCGTGGATGCACTGTCTGGCTCACAG GTCTGTCTGGGGCTGGGAAGACCACGGTGAGCATGGCCCTGGAGGAGTACCTGGTGTGCCACGGCATCCCCTGCTACTCGCTGGATGGAGACAACATCCGCCAGGGCTTAAACAAGAACCTGGGCTTCAGCCCTGAGGACCGCGAGGAGAACGTCAGGCGTATAGCCGAGGTGGCCCGCCTGTTCGCCGACGCAGGGCTCGTTTGCATCGCCAGCTTCATCTCTCCCTACGGACGg GATCGTGTGAACGCCAGGAAGATCCACGAGGCTGCAGGCTTGCCCTTCTTCGAGGTGTTTGTGGACGCGCCGCTTGACGTGTGTGAACAGAGAGACGTCAAGGGCCTCTACAAGAGAGCCAGGGCTGGAGAGATCAGAG GTTTCACTGGGATAGACTCGGAGTATGAGAAACCAGAGGCCCCAGAGCTGGTGCTGAAGACTGACACCTGCAGTGTCAACGAGTCTATACAGCAGCTCATTGACCTGCTACATGAGAAG GATATAGTGCCGGTGGATGCTTCCTATGAAGTGAAGGAGCTGTACGTAGTGGAGAACAAGTTGGACCTGGCCAAGACGGATGCTGAAACACTACCTGCTGTGCAGATTGGAAAG GTGGACATGCAGTGGGTTCAGGTGCTTGCTGAGGGCTGGGCCACCCCTCTGAACGGCTTCATGAGGGAGAGGGAGTTCCTGCAGTGTCTCCACTTTGACTGTCTGCTGGACG GTGGCGTCATCAACCTGTCTGTGCCGGTGGTGTTGCCGGTGTCGGGGGCGGACAAGGAGCGTCTGGACGGCGTCACGGCCATGGCCCTGGTGTACGAGGGCCGCCGTGTGGCCATCCTCCGCAACCCCGAGTTCTACGAGCACCGCAAGGAGGAGCGCTGCGCCCGCCAGTGGGGCACTACCTGCAAGGACCACCCCTACATCAAG ATGGTAATGGAGAGTGGAGACTGGCTGGTAGGAGGAGACCTGCAGGTCCTGGACAAGATCAGCTGGAACGACGGCCTGGACCAGTACAGACTCACCCCCACTGAGCTCAAACACAAGTTCAAGGAGATGAATGCAG aCGCGGTGTTTGCCTTCCAGCTGCGTAACCCGGTGCACAACGGCCACGCCCTCCTCATGCAGGACACCCACAAGCGTCTGATCGAACGGGGCTACCGCCGGCCCGTCCTACTGCTGCACCCGCTGGGCGGCTGGACCAAGGACGACGACGTGCCGTTGGAGTGGCGCATGAAGCAGCACGCCGCCGTGCTGGACGAGGGCGTGCTGAAACCCGAAAACACCATCGTGGCCATCTTCCCGTCGCCCATGATGTACGCCGGCCCCACTGAG GTGCAGTGGCACTGCCGAGCACGAATGGTGGCCGGCGCCAACTTCTACATCGTGGGTCGCGACCCGGCGGGCATGCCCCACCCAGCCACGGGCAAGGACCTGTACGAGCCAACCCATGGGGCTAAAGTCCTCACCATGGCGCCTGGACTCATCACCCTGGAAATTGTACCCTTCAAGGTGGCCGCCTACAACAAAGCCAAGAGGGCCATGGACTTCTACGACCCCAAGAA